The Deltaproteobacteria bacterium genomic sequence TGGTGGTGACCTTGGTGGTGGGCATGTCGCCTCCTAAGAATCCAAGAATTTCATAATTTATTGTATCCCACCCCTGGGCGCGGCGGCAAGCGACCGCACGCGTCAGTCCCGAAACATCATGCGCAGCTCGTAAACGCCCTCGACGCGCACTTTGGCCATCTCGAACCCGGCCTTTTCGAAGACGTGCAGCATCGGCTTGTTTTCGACGAGCACTTCGGCGGTGAACCCGAGCAAGCCCTGTTTTTTGCCGAGAAACGTCAGATAGGACAGGAGCGCGGAGCCGATGCCGCGATTCTGGTATTCGTCACGCACGACGAAGGCCACCTCGGCGACATGCGAATCGGGCTCCATGTTGTACTGGCCCATCGCGACTACGGTCTCGACCTCCTGCGTCGGATCGAAGACCAGCAGAATGATCTCGCGCGTGTAGTCGATGACGACGAATTCCTGCAGCCGCTCGTGCGGGATGTCGCGGCGCATCGAAATGAACCGGCGATACAGGGTGTTTTCCGACAGGTCGTAAAAGAAATCCTTGAGCAACGACTCGTCGGACAGACGCACGGGCCGGACAAAAATCTCGCGACCCTGCTTGTCGCGTCGGAACGATTCGAGCTCGGGCGGGTACTCGCCACGCTTTCCCGGTAAAAACGCCTGATCGGTGTAAATCAGATGGTGCGCCTTCGCCTCTTGAATCAGCCAGGAACGAAATTTGGGATGGGCGACGGCGATCAGCGCCATGGCCCGGTCGCGGATATTCTTGCCGTGCAGATACGCGATGCCGAATTCGGTGACGACGTAATGCACGTCGCCGCGATTGAGCGTGACGCCGGCGCCCTCGGGAATCAGCGGCACGATGCGCGAGACCTCGCCGCCGCGCGCGGTGGCGGGCAGCGTCAGGATCGACCGCCCGCCCGGGGCCATCACCGCGCCGCGCATGAAGTCGGCCTGACCGCCGATGCCGCTGTAAAATTGACCGCCGATCGACTCCGCCGTCGCCTGCCCCGTCAGATCGATCGCCAGCGCGCTGTTGATCGCGACCATGTTTTCCTGGCGCGCGATGTTCATCGGGGCGTTGGTGTAGCGGATGGAGCGGAACTCCACCTGCGGGTTGTCGTCGATGAACCGGTAGGTGTCGGCCGTGCCCATGCAGAATGCGGCGATGGTCTTGCCGGGGTTGAGCGTCTTTCGCGAGTTGTCGATCACACCCTCGTCGATGAGCCGCGCGATGCCGTCGGTGAACAGCTCGGTGTGCACGCCCAGGTGCTTTTTGGTCGAGAGCGCGCGGATGATCGCGTTGGGCGTCGCGCCGTAACCCACCTGGATCGTGTCGCCGTCCTGCACGAGCCGGGCGACGTAGCGCCCGATGTCGATCATCACCTGCTCCTCGGCCTCGGGCCGATATTCGAGCAGCGGTTCGTCGTGCACGACGATGTAGTTGAGCCGGTCGATGTGGATGAAGCCGTCGCCGTGAACGCGCGGCATTTGCGGATTGATCTGCGCGATGATGAGGCGCGCCTCCTCGGTCGCCGCCTTCACGATGTCCACGCTCACGCCGAGGCTCACGAATCCGTGCTCGTCCGGCGGCGTGACCTGAATCATCGCGACATCGACCTCGACCAGCCCTCGATGAAACAGGCGCGGCACCTGCGACAGAAACACCGGGGTGTAATCGGCGACGCCGGTATTCACCGCGCCGCGCGTGTTGTCGCCGATGAAAAACGAGTTCGCGCGGAAATTCGACTTGAACCGGGGTTCGGCATAGCTCGCGACGCCCAGCGTCCAGACCTGAAAGACCTCGGCGTCCACCACGTGCTTGGGGTGTGATTCGACGTATTTGGTGAGCGCCTGAATGAGGTACTGCGGCTCGCCGCACGCGGTGCCGACAAAGATCTTGGACCCGCGGTGAATCTGCGAGAAAATCCACTCTTCGGTCTGGAATTTGTCCGGATACCGCTCGCGCCAGACGCGTAAGGGATCGTCGTGACTGTCCCGGCCCATGCGCCCTCCCCGGCGCACCGTTTATCGGACGCGACGCGGTGTGTCAACGAAAATCGGCGGTTTTCGGGCTCACGGACGGGATCGGAGAGCCGCCGCGTCGTTCAGCAGCCGCAACAGCCCTCATCGTCGTCGTCCGAGTCGTCGGAGTTGCCCGCCGCGTCATCGTCGTTGGTCGCGCTGTCGTCGTCCGCGTCGTCATTGCCGGTCGCGTCGTCGTCTCCCGTGTCGTCGTCCGATGTGTCGTCGTCCTCGGCCGGCGGCGGCGTCAGCGTGACGACGAGCACCACGTCGCGCGCGAAGTCGGAAAGCGTGACGACGAGTTCGCCATCGCCCCACGCAAGCGCGCCCGACGGCAGGTCCGTCCACTCCCCCTCCCACGTGTCGAAGAGCTTCGCCGCGACCCCGAAATCCGCCGCGTCGATCGGGCCGGCGGGATCCAGCAAACGCACGACCGCGCCGGTCACCACCGTCGGATCGTCCATCGGCCCCCACCAGTCGCTGCGCCAGTCGTGCACCCACGCCCAGATCGACGCGCCGCCGTCGCCGAATGCGCGCCGGGCATACGCTTCGAGATGCATGTCGCCCGCGTCGGCGCGCACGGGCGCGACGTTGTCGAATTCCGCCACGTGCACCGTTTGCAGGAATGCCTTCGGCGCCGCGTTGTGATACCATAGGTCGTTCGGCTCGATGTAGTTGTCCCACCACCAGTTCATCGCGCCGCCCGCGTAACCGTTCGCCAGCGCCGACCAGATGCCGTTGTGGATGTTGACGCCGATCGTGTCGCGCTCGTGCGCTACGCCCTGGAAATCCACGCCGAATTCCGACAGCAGCAGCGGCGTTCCCTTGTCGAAATACAAAAACCGGAACCACGGAATCAGCCACGAGCCATAGGTGTACATGTGGCGATTGTTGAAGTCCCACGTGCCCAAATCGAAACCCGGCAGCGGCACGGGGGAGCCGTAGCTGGTCGTCACCATGTGGGCCGTCGGATCGAGGGCGCGGATGCGCTCGGCTGCGTCCTGCGACCACGGATTCATCAGGCCCGGGCCGACGCCGAAGATCAGGTCGGCCTCGTTCCACAGCTCCCACGCGAAGACCGAGCGATAGGCGTGATATCGCGCGACGATGTAACGGTGCAGCTTGCGCGCGTAGGCGAGCGCGTCGTCGTTCGTGAAGTACTCAGCGCTCGACGCGCACGGTCCGCCGTTCGCCGCGTTGTAGGGGTTCTCCGCCCAACTCGACCACGCCGACGTCTCGAACTGGCTGTGTTGGTGCAGCACGAGCTGGATGTAAACGCCGAGCGACTCGGCGTATTCGAAGACCGTGTCGAGCTTCGCGCCCACCGGCTGGCTGTAGCGCCCGAGGCCGTCGTAGTAGCCCGTCCAATGGTAATCGCCCCACTCCAGCGTGAGCCCTTGGCCGAAGTGCGTGAGCCACAGGCGCGTCCAGTCGCCGCCGCCGCCCACGAGCGCATCGAGATAGTTCTCGTAGGCGTACGAGCCGGAGTCCTCGCGCACCCAGTCGATGTTGAAGCC encodes the following:
- a CDS encoding GNAT family N-acetyltransferase, yielding MGRDSHDDPLRVWRERYPDKFQTEEWIFSQIHRGSKIFVGTACGEPQYLIQALTKYVESHPKHVVDAEVFQVWTLGVASYAEPRFKSNFRANSFFIGDNTRGAVNTGVADYTPVFLSQVPRLFHRGLVEVDVAMIQVTPPDEHGFVSLGVSVDIVKAATEEARLIIAQINPQMPRVHGDGFIHIDRLNYIVVHDEPLLEYRPEAEEQVMIDIGRYVARLVQDGDTIQVGYGATPNAIIRALSTKKHLGVHTELFTDGIARLIDEGVIDNSRKTLNPGKTIAAFCMGTADTYRFIDDNPQVEFRSIRYTNAPMNIARQENMVAINSALAIDLTGQATAESIGGQFYSGIGGQADFMRGAVMAPGGRSILTLPATARGGEVSRIVPLIPEGAGVTLNRGDVHYVVTEFGIAYLHGKNIRDRAMALIAVAHPKFRSWLIQEAKAHHLIYTDQAFLPGKRGEYPPELESFRRDKQGREIFVRPVRLSDESLLKDFFYDLSENTLYRRFISMRRDIPHERLQEFVVIDYTREIILLVFDPTQEVETVVAMGQYNMEPDSHVAEVAFVVRDEYQNRGIGSALLSYLTFLGKKQGLLGFTAEVLVENKPMLHVFEKAGFEMAKVRVEGVYELRMMFRD
- a CDS encoding DUF5060 domain-containing protein, with protein sequence MALLLAGTAHAASIEDVSPAAIELDLYDRVEFSITLGDAYANPYDPDEIEVNLELETPGGDTIVVPAFWFEPYERSLDGDLEKWTASGDGGFRARFAPLETGSYTGLVRATDGDGEDTWGPVAMLAHPPLHTGFARVSVKNSAAFQIDGGDPYVPLGFNIDWVREDSGSYAYENYLDALVGGGGDWTRLWLTHFGQGLTLEWGDYHWTGYYDGLGRYSQPVGAKLDTVFEYAESLGVYIQLVLHQHSQFETSAWSSWAENPYNAANGGPCASSAEYFTNDDALAYARKLHRYIVARYHAYRSVFAWELWNEADLIFGVGPGLMNPWSQDAAERIRALDPTAHMVTTSYGSPVPLPGFDLGTWDFNNRHMYTYGSWLIPWFRFLYFDKGTPLLLSEFGVDFQGVAHERDTIGVNIHNGIWSALANGYAGGAMNWWWDNYIEPNDLWYHNAAPKAFLQTVHVAEFDNVAPVRADAGDMHLEAYARRAFGDGGASIWAWVHDWRSDWWGPMDDPTVVTGAVVRLLDPAGPIDAADFGVAAKLFDTWEGEWTDLPSGALAWGDGELVVTLSDFARDVVLVVTLTPPPAEDDDTSDDDTGDDDATGNDDADDDSATNDDDAAGNSDDSDDDDEGCCGC